A genome region from Bradyrhizobium commune includes the following:
- the hutI gene encoding imidazolonepropionase translates to MAERFDRIWHNARLATMRADRPDLGEIEHGVIAARDGRIVCAGALADFPADADAIQRIDCEGRWITPGLIDCHTHLVYGGNRAHEFELRLKGASYEEIARAGGGIVSTVAATRKASEADLVASALPRLDALIGEGATTVEIKSGYGLDTATEMRQLAAARSLGRQRKVTVRTSFLGAHALPPEADGDKDRYIDLVCNEMLPAVAKAGLADAVDAFMEGIAFSAEQTARVFEAARALGLPVKLHADQLSNLGGAALAAKFSALSADHLEHSDEAGAAAMAKAGTVAVLLPGAFYFIRETQRPPVGAFRKHGVPMALATDCNPGSSPLTSLLLAMNMGATLFRMNVAECLAGVTREGARALGVLAETGTLEAGKWCDLAIWEIERPAELVYRIGFNPLYRRVWRGQ, encoded by the coding sequence ATGGCAGAGCGCTTCGACCGGATCTGGCACAATGCCCGGCTCGCCACGATGCGGGCCGATCGTCCCGATCTCGGTGAGATCGAGCACGGTGTGATCGCCGCGCGCGATGGCCGCATCGTCTGCGCCGGCGCGCTGGCGGATTTCCCGGCGGATGCGGACGCGATCCAGCGGATCGATTGCGAGGGCCGCTGGATCACGCCGGGCCTGATCGATTGCCACACCCATCTCGTCTACGGCGGCAACCGCGCGCACGAATTCGAGCTGCGCCTGAAAGGCGCGAGTTACGAAGAAATCGCGCGCGCCGGCGGCGGCATCGTCTCGACGGTCGCCGCGACACGCAAGGCGAGCGAGGCCGATCTCGTCGCGAGCGCGCTGCCGCGACTTGACGCGCTGATCGGCGAGGGCGCAACGACGGTCGAGATCAAGTCCGGATATGGCCTCGATACGGCGACCGAGATGCGGCAGCTCGCGGCCGCGCGCAGCCTCGGGCGCCAGCGGAAGGTCACGGTCCGCACGTCGTTCCTCGGCGCGCATGCGTTGCCGCCCGAGGCCGATGGCGACAAGGATCGCTACATCGATCTCGTCTGCAACGAAATGCTGCCCGCAGTGGCAAAGGCGGGCCTCGCCGACGCCGTCGATGCCTTCATGGAGGGTATCGCGTTCTCGGCCGAGCAGACGGCGCGGGTGTTCGAGGCGGCGAGGGCGCTCGGATTGCCGGTCAAGCTTCATGCCGATCAGCTCTCGAATCTCGGCGGCGCCGCGCTCGCCGCAAAATTCTCTGCGCTCTCCGCCGATCATTTGGAGCACTCCGATGAAGCCGGGGCCGCCGCGATGGCAAAGGCCGGAACGGTCGCAGTGCTGCTGCCCGGTGCGTTCTACTTCATCCGCGAGACGCAAAGGCCACCGGTCGGAGCGTTCCGCAAGCACGGCGTTCCCATGGCGCTCGCGACCGACTGTAATCCCGGCAGCTCGCCGCTGACCTCACTGCTGCTGGCGATGAACATGGGCGCGACGCTGTTTCGAATGAATGTCGCCGAATGCCTCGCTGGCGTCACCCGCGAAGGCGCGCGTGCGCTTGGGGTGCTCGCGGAGACCGGCACGCTCGAGGCCGGCAAATGGTGCGACCTCGCAATCTGGGAGATCGAGCGTCCTGCCGAGCTCGTCTACCGCATCGGATTCAATCCGCTGTACCGCCGGGTGTGGAGGGGACAGTGA
- the hutH gene encoding histidine ammonia-lyase yields the protein MTEQGAAIIVKPGTVSFDDLARVLEGAPVQLDPAFWSRVEAAAEIVAKAARAAAPVYGINTGFGKLASKRIPPDQTALLQRNLIVSHCCGVGPATPEPIVRLMMALKIVSLGRGASGVRRQVIEQLQAMLARGVFPLVPQQGSVGASGDLAPLAHMTAVMIGEGQAIVDGSTASGAEALAAAGLAPLTLGPKEGLALINGTQFSTAYAVAGVLRAHRLARAALVTGALSVDAAMASTAPFRPEIQSLRGHAGQIGAAATLMALLDGSDIRLSHLEGDERVQDPYCLRCQPQVAGAALDVITGAARTLIVEANAVTDNPLVLVETGEIVSGGNFHAEPVAFAADAIALALSEIGAISERRIATLVDPALNFGLPPFLTPDPGINSGFMIAEVTAAALYAENKQRASACSIDSTPTSANQEDHVSMAAHAARRLSDMADNLAAILGIELLVAAQGITLRAPHLTSASLVAVIAALREHVPALGADRYMADDLAKAAALIEADALPVAALSALPSDPFPRLD from the coding sequence GTGACGGAGCAGGGCGCCGCGATCATCGTCAAGCCGGGAACGGTCAGCTTCGACGATCTCGCGCGCGTGCTGGAGGGCGCGCCGGTCCAGCTTGATCCCGCATTCTGGTCGCGCGTCGAAGCCGCCGCGGAAATCGTCGCCAAAGCCGCGCGGGCCGCTGCCCCTGTCTACGGCATCAACACCGGCTTCGGAAAGCTGGCTTCGAAGCGGATTCCGCCGGACCAGACCGCGCTGCTTCAGCGCAATCTCATCGTCTCGCATTGCTGTGGCGTCGGCCCGGCGACGCCGGAGCCGATCGTGCGGTTGATGATGGCGCTGAAGATCGTTTCGCTTGGCCGCGGCGCCTCCGGCGTTCGCCGGCAGGTGATCGAGCAGCTACAGGCCATGCTTGCGCGTGGCGTCTTTCCGCTGGTGCCGCAGCAGGGTTCGGTCGGTGCGTCCGGCGATCTCGCGCCGCTTGCCCATATGACCGCGGTCATGATTGGAGAGGGGCAAGCGATCGTCGACGGCAGCACCGCATCCGGCGCCGAGGCGCTCGCCGCCGCCGGCCTTGCGCCACTGACGCTAGGCCCTAAGGAGGGACTTGCGCTGATCAACGGCACCCAGTTCTCGACGGCCTACGCCGTCGCTGGCGTGCTGCGCGCGCATCGTCTGGCTCGCGCCGCGCTCGTGACGGGCGCGCTGTCGGTCGATGCGGCGATGGCGTCAACGGCGCCGTTCCGCCCGGAGATCCAGTCGCTGCGTGGCCATGCCGGGCAGATCGGTGCGGCCGCAACGCTAATGGCGCTGCTCGACGGCAGCGACATCCGCCTGTCGCATCTCGAAGGCGACGAACGCGTGCAGGATCCCTATTGCCTGCGCTGTCAGCCACAGGTCGCGGGCGCCGCGCTTGATGTGATCACGGGGGCTGCGCGCACGTTGATCGTCGAGGCCAACGCCGTCACCGATAATCCGCTGGTGTTGGTCGAGACCGGCGAGATTGTCTCCGGTGGCAATTTCCACGCCGAGCCGGTCGCCTTCGCCGCCGACGCCATTGCACTGGCGCTGTCGGAGATCGGTGCGATCAGCGAGCGGCGGATTGCGACGCTGGTCGATCCCGCGCTCAATTTCGGCCTGCCGCCGTTCCTCACCCCCGATCCTGGCATCAATTCCGGCTTCATGATCGCCGAAGTCACGGCTGCCGCGCTCTACGCCGAGAACAAGCAGCGCGCTTCTGCTTGTTCGATCGACTCGACGCCGACCAGCGCCAACCAGGAAGATCACGTCTCGATGGCCGCGCATGCCGCGCGGCGCCTGTCCGACATGGCCGACAATCTCGCCGCCATTTTGGGCATCGAGCTTCTGGTCGCCGCACAAGGCATCACGCTCCGCGCGCCGCATCTGACCAGCGCGTCGCTCGTCGCCGTCATCGCCGCGTTGCGCGAACATGTGCCCGCGCTCGGCGCGGACCGCTACATGGCCGACGATCTCGCCAAGGCTGCTGCGCTGATCGAAGCCGACGCACTGCCGGTCGCGGCGCTTTCCGCGCTTCCATCCGATCCGTTTCCAAGACTCGACTGA
- the hutU gene encoding urocanate hydratase: MNRRLDNDRTIRAARGSEISAKSWLTEAPLRMLMNNLDPDVAERPSELVVYGGIGRAARDWESFDRITAALRKLENDQTLLVQSGKPVGVFRTHADAPRVLIANSNIVPHWATLDHFNELDRQGLMMYGQMTAGSWIYIGSQGIVQGTYETFVEVGRRHYGGSLAGKWILTAGLGGMGGAQPLAATMAGASMLAVECQPSRIEMRLRTGYLDRQAATLDEALSIMDEAAKTKKAVSVGLLGNAAEIFPELVRRGVKPDIVTDQTSAHDPINGYLPKGWTLADWEAKRASDPKGVERASKISMVEHVQAMLDFHALGIPTLDYGNNIRQMAQDMGLKNAFDFPGFVPAYIRPLFCRGVGPFRWAALSGDPEDIFKTDAKVKELMPNDKHLHNWLDMARERIKFQGLPARICWVGLGDRDRLGLAFNEMVARGELKAPIVIGRDHLDSGSVASPNRETEAMKDGSDAVSDWPLLNALLNCASGATWVSLHHGGGVGIGYSQHAGMVIVADGTPEAAKRIERVLWNDPASGVMRHADAGYKTAIDCARANGLDLPSL, translated from the coding sequence ATGAACCGCCGACTGGACAACGACCGCACCATCCGCGCCGCTCGCGGCAGCGAGATCAGCGCCAAGAGCTGGCTGACGGAAGCGCCGCTGCGGATGCTGATGAACAACCTCGATCCTGATGTCGCCGAGCGCCCGAGCGAGCTCGTCGTTTATGGCGGCATCGGCCGCGCCGCGCGCGACTGGGAGAGCTTTGACCGGATTACGGCCGCCTTGCGCAAACTTGAGAACGATCAGACCTTGCTGGTGCAGTCCGGCAAGCCGGTCGGCGTGTTCCGCACCCATGCCGATGCGCCGCGTGTGCTGATCGCGAACTCCAACATCGTACCGCACTGGGCGACGCTCGATCATTTCAACGAGCTCGATCGCCAGGGCCTGATGATGTACGGTCAGATGACGGCTGGCTCATGGATTTACATCGGCAGCCAGGGCATCGTGCAGGGCACCTACGAGACCTTCGTCGAGGTCGGTCGCCGCCATTATGGCGGCAGCCTCGCCGGCAAATGGATTCTCACCGCCGGCCTCGGCGGCATGGGCGGAGCCCAGCCGCTGGCGGCGACCATGGCCGGCGCATCGATGCTCGCGGTCGAATGCCAGCCGAGCCGCATCGAGATGCGGCTGCGCACCGGCTATCTCGATCGTCAGGCTGCAACGCTCGACGAAGCGTTGTCGATCATGGATGAGGCCGCGAAGACAAAGAAGGCGGTCTCCGTTGGCCTGCTCGGGAATGCCGCTGAAATCTTTCCCGAGTTGGTGCGCCGCGGCGTGAAGCCCGACATCGTCACCGACCAGACCAGCGCGCATGACCCGATCAACGGGTACTTGCCGAAGGGCTGGACTCTCGCCGATTGGGAAGCGAAGCGCGCATCCGATCCGAAAGGGGTTGAGCGCGCGTCGAAGATTTCGATGGTCGAGCACGTCCAGGCCATGCTGGATTTCCATGCGCTAGGAATCCCAACGCTCGACTATGGCAACAACATCCGCCAGATGGCGCAGGACATGGGCCTGAAGAACGCCTTCGATTTCCCGGGCTTCGTTCCCGCCTATATCCGCCCCTTGTTCTGCCGCGGCGTCGGGCCGTTCCGCTGGGCCGCGCTGTCAGGCGATCCCGAGGACATTTTCAAGACCGATGCCAAGGTCAAGGAGCTGATGCCCAATGACAAGCACCTGCACAATTGGCTCGACATGGCCAGGGAACGCATCAAGTTCCAGGGCCTGCCGGCGCGGATCTGCTGGGTCGGGCTCGGCGATCGTGATCGTCTGGGTCTCGCCTTCAACGAGATGGTCGCGCGAGGCGAGTTGAAAGCACCCATCGTGATCGGCCGCGATCATCTCGACAGCGGATCGGTCGCAAGCCCGAACCGCGAGACTGAGGCAATGAAGGACGGATCGGATGCGGTGTCCGACTGGCCCCTGCTTAACGCGCTGCTCAATTGCGCAAGCGGCGCGACCTGGGTGTCCCTGCACCATGGCGGCGGCGTCGGCATCGGCTATTCCCAGCACGCCGGCATGGTGATTGTCGCGGACGGCACGCCGGAAGCCGCCAAGCGGATCGAGCGCGTGCTTTGGAACGATCCCGCCAGCGGCGTCATGCGCCATGCGGATGCAGGCTACAAGACCGCGATCGACTGCGCCCGCGCCAATGGGCTCGATCTGCCGAGCTTGTAG
- a CDS encoding putative bifunctional diguanylate cyclase/phosphodiesterase has product MPAVDLKAHLAAAVRLFRVPADNPDLTRAQFDAFSKQIPLLYFILISNTIAVAYTYVNVAPDWLTMIVPSVLTVLAALRTFWWLRQRHLVRSDADILRNLRATNWMTLPIGAGFTAWSFALYPYGDPFAKSQIAFYMAVTVIGCIFSLMHLRSSALIVTLVVDIPYVLFFWATGEPTLRAIAVNDLLVSGAMVTVLVIYYRDFADLVASRKSLLAQQAATQALSDENFRLANLDSLTELPNRRRFFAELSSAFADAERSSVRVAVGIIDLDGFKPINDNYGHSVGDRVLIEAGRRIREVCEGFGAHRVEFARLGGDEFGLVVWDDPGDDDLMRLGQRIGDQVKLPYQLDTAHTGLSCSIGFALFPQSATTAEALYECADYSLYHAKRHLRGRTVIFSIELEAEIRSRGVIENSLRTADFETELELVFQPIVDAMSERTASFEALARWQSPRLGWVSPADFIPAAERIGLIRPLTQALLVRALATAKTWPDDIRLSFNLSAHDVCSPEGILPLIAIIEKSGVPPRRLDFEITETAVTFDFVRAQQSIAALKTMGCGISLDDFGTGYSSLSHVHRLPLDKIKVDRSFVADINDNPVSHKIIKSLTGLCDDMEIACVVEGVETRAQLDSLRRLGCDFIQGYYFAKPMSGDAIDKYLTKEQQRLHAAGTRDAKVVA; this is encoded by the coding sequence ATGCCTGCCGTCGATTTGAAAGCGCACCTCGCCGCCGCCGTGCGGCTGTTTCGTGTGCCGGCCGACAATCCGGACCTGACGCGCGCGCAGTTCGACGCCTTCTCCAAGCAAATCCCGCTGCTCTATTTCATCCTGATCAGCAATACGATCGCGGTCGCCTACACCTATGTGAACGTGGCGCCGGATTGGCTTACGATGATCGTGCCGAGCGTGCTGACCGTGCTAGCGGCGCTCCGAACCTTCTGGTGGCTGCGCCAGCGTCATCTCGTGCGCAGCGACGCCGACATCCTGCGCAACCTGCGCGCCACCAACTGGATGACGCTGCCGATCGGCGCCGGCTTCACTGCCTGGTCTTTCGCGCTCTACCCTTACGGCGACCCTTTTGCCAAGAGCCAGATCGCCTTCTACATGGCAGTCACAGTGATCGGCTGCATCTTCTCGCTGATGCACCTGCGCTCGTCGGCGCTGATCGTCACGCTGGTTGTCGACATACCGTATGTGCTGTTCTTCTGGGCGACCGGCGAGCCGACGCTGCGAGCGATCGCCGTCAACGACCTCCTGGTGTCCGGCGCGATGGTGACGGTACTGGTGATCTATTATCGCGATTTCGCCGATCTCGTCGCCAGCCGCAAATCGCTGCTCGCGCAGCAGGCGGCGACGCAGGCGCTCTCGGATGAGAACTTCCGTCTCGCCAATCTCGATTCCCTCACCGAACTGCCAAACCGCCGCCGCTTCTTCGCCGAGCTCTCAAGCGCCTTCGCCGACGCCGAGCGAAGCAGCGTTCGCGTTGCGGTCGGAATCATCGATCTCGACGGCTTCAAGCCGATCAACGACAATTACGGCCACTCGGTCGGCGACCGCGTTCTGATCGAGGCCGGCCGCCGCATCCGCGAGGTCTGCGAGGGCTTCGGCGCGCACCGCGTCGAGTTCGCCCGCCTCGGCGGCGACGAGTTCGGCCTCGTGGTCTGGGATGACCCCGGCGACGACGATCTGATGCGGCTCGGCCAGCGCATCGGGGACCAGGTCAAGCTGCCCTATCAGCTCGACACCGCGCATACCGGCCTGTCCTGCTCGATCGGTTTTGCGCTGTTCCCGCAATCAGCGACGACGGCGGAAGCGCTCTATGAATGCGCCGACTATTCGCTCTATCACGCCAAGCGCCATCTGCGCGGCCGCACCGTGATCTTCTCGATCGAGCTCGAGGCCGAGATTCGCAGCCGTGGCGTCATCGAGAATTCGCTGCGCACCGCCGATTTCGAAACCGAGCTGGAACTGGTGTTCCAGCCGATCGTCGACGCCATGAGCGAGCGCACCGCCAGCTTCGAGGCGCTGGCGCGCTGGCAGAGCCCGCGCCTAGGCTGGGTCTCGCCGGCCGATTTCATCCCGGCCGCCGAGCGCATCGGCCTGATCCGTCCGCTGACACAGGCGCTGCTGGTGCGTGCGCTCGCGACCGCAAAGACCTGGCCCGACGATATCCGCCTCTCGTTCAACCTCTCGGCCCACGACGTCTGCTCGCCCGAAGGCATCCTGCCGCTGATCGCCATCATCGAGAAGAGCGGCGTGCCGCCGCGCCGGCTCGACTTCGAGATCACCGAGACCGCCGTCACCTTCGACTTCGTGCGCGCGCAGCAATCGATTGCTGCGCTGAAGACCATGGGCTGCGGCATCTCGCTCGACGATTTCGGCACCGGCTATTCGTCGCTGAGCCACGTCCACCGCCTGCCGCTCGACAAGATCAAGGTCGACCGCAGCTTCGTCGCCGACATCAACGACAATCCGGTCAGCCACAAGATCATCAAGTCTCTGACAGGCCTGTGCGACGACATGGAAATCGCTTGTGTCGTCGAAGGCGTCGAGACCCGCGCCCAGCTCGACAGCCTGCGCCGCCTCGGCTGCGACTTCATCCAGGGCTATTATTTCGCAAAGCCGATGTCGGGCGATGCGATCGACAAGTATCTCACGAAGGAGCAGCAGCGTCTCCACGCTGCCGGGACGCGCGACGCAAAAGTCGTGGCCTGA
- a CDS encoding TonB-dependent receptor plug domain-containing protein — MTSLRMIVIAALCVSQGALAASKQPRDAPASIPATDPAAPYKTDRLSSSRGETILNTPGQTTVLTRQVLDDMNATSLRDAMRSTAGVTIGR, encoded by the coding sequence ATGACATCGCTACGAATGATCGTGATCGCCGCGCTCTGCGTCTCGCAAGGCGCGCTTGCCGCTTCCAAGCAGCCGCGCGATGCACCTGCGTCCATACCGGCTACCGATCCAGCCGCGCCCTATAAGACCGACCGGCTTTCTTCCTCGCGCGGCGAGACGATCCTCAACACACCCGGACAGACCACCGTGCTGACGCGGCAAGTCCTCGACGACATGAACGCGACGAGCCTGAGAGACGCGATGCGCTCGACCGCCGGCGTGACGATCGGGCGCTAG
- a CDS encoding aquaporin: MPGLAQRAFAEWLGTAFLLAAVVGSGIMAQKLSGGNVALALLCNTIATGAILAVLILTFAPISGAQFNPVVTLAFTLRGDTARTDAAVYVVAQIVGAVIGVWLAHLMFELPVLQLSLTQRSGTGQWLAEAVATFGLLLTIFGVASRTPAAVPYAVGLYVTSAYWFTASTSFANPAVTIARSLSDTFAGIALHSVPAFIAAQFVGAIAATAVGCWLWGRPTRLSAAPPAS, encoded by the coding sequence ATGCCAGGGTTAGCGCAGCGCGCTTTCGCGGAATGGCTCGGGACGGCGTTCCTGCTCGCCGCGGTGGTCGGTTCGGGGATCATGGCCCAGAAGCTCTCGGGCGGAAACGTCGCGCTGGCCCTTCTCTGCAACACGATTGCCACCGGCGCCATCCTCGCGGTGCTGATCCTCACTTTTGCCCCGATATCGGGGGCCCAGTTCAATCCGGTGGTGACCCTGGCATTTACGCTCCGCGGCGACACAGCCCGGACCGACGCTGCGGTCTATGTCGTTGCGCAGATCGTCGGCGCGGTCATCGGTGTCTGGCTCGCGCATTTGATGTTCGAACTGCCCGTGCTCCAGCTTTCGCTGACACAGCGCAGCGGAACTGGGCAATGGCTCGCCGAGGCCGTAGCAACCTTCGGTCTGCTGTTGACGATCTTCGGCGTCGCGTCGCGAACACCCGCGGCCGTTCCCTACGCTGTCGGCCTGTATGTCACTTCGGCATATTGGTTCACGGCCTCGACGTCGTTCGCCAATCCCGCAGTCACCATCGCTCGGTCGCTGTCCGATACGTTCGCAGGCATCGCTCTGCACAGCGTGCCGGCTTTCATTGCCGCCCAGTTCGTCGGGGCGATCGCTGCCACTGCTGTCGGATGCTGGCTTTGGGGACGCCCTACCAGACTGAGCGCGGCACCGCCGGCCTCATGA
- the arsC gene encoding arsenate reductase (glutaredoxin) (This arsenate reductase requires both glutathione and glutaredoxin to convert arsenate to arsenite, after which the efflux transporter formed by ArsA and ArsB can extrude the arsenite from the cell, providing resistance.): MDAIIYHNPACGTSRNTLAMIRNAGIEPHVIEYLKAPPSRALLQELIARMGLSVRQLLREKGTPYAELGLDNAGLTDDQLLDAMMAHPILINRPIVVTPKGVKLCRPSELVLDLLPAQQGEFVKEDGEHVRLDRGA, translated from the coding sequence ATGGATGCGATCATCTACCACAATCCCGCCTGCGGCACGTCGCGCAACACGCTCGCCATGATCCGGAATGCCGGCATCGAGCCGCATGTGATCGAATATCTCAAGGCGCCGCCTTCGCGGGCGCTGTTGCAAGAGCTAATCGCGCGGATGGGGCTCTCGGTGCGCCAGCTGCTGCGCGAGAAGGGAACGCCCTACGCCGAGCTCGGGCTCGACAATGCGGGCCTGACCGATGACCAACTCCTCGACGCGATGATGGCACATCCGATCCTGATCAACCGGCCGATCGTGGTCACGCCGAAAGGCGTCAAGCTCTGCCGTCCTTCCGAGCTGGTGCTGGATCTCCTCCCCGCGCAGCAGGGCGAATTTGTCAAGGAGGATGGCGAGCATGTCCGGCTCGACCGCGGCGCCTGA
- a CDS encoding ArsI/CadI family heavy metal resistance metalloenzyme: MKRLHVHVSVDDLSRSIGFYSALFASQPSVVKSDYAKWMLEDPRVNFAISTRGRTPGLDHLGIQVETDDELQEVYTRLREAGGEIIDQGQTACCYAKSEKSWIDDPAGIAWETFHTTGESTDYGDGSGENRARVANEKPSACCAPQTAAKPSQVCC, translated from the coding sequence ATGAAGCGCCTGCACGTTCACGTCTCCGTCGATGATCTCTCCCGCTCCATCGGCTTCTATTCTGCCCTGTTCGCATCTCAGCCTTCAGTCGTGAAATCCGACTACGCCAAATGGATGCTGGAAGACCCCCGCGTGAACTTTGCGATCTCGACACGCGGACGCACGCCCGGGCTCGACCATCTCGGCATCCAGGTCGAGACCGATGACGAACTCCAGGAGGTCTATACCCGGTTGCGCGAGGCGGGTGGCGAGATCATCGACCAGGGACAGACGGCCTGCTGCTATGCCAAGTCCGAAAAATCCTGGATCGACGATCCCGCCGGCATCGCCTGGGAGACCTTCCACACGACCGGCGAGAGCACCGACTACGGCGACGGCAGCGGCGAGAACCGCGCGCGCGTCGCCAATGAGAAGCCTTCGGCCTGCTGTGCGCCGCAGACGGCGGCCAAGCCATCGCAGGTCTGCTGCTAA
- a CDS encoding ArsR/SmtB family transcription factor — protein sequence MEKTDAVTALAALAQTNRLDVFRLLVQAGPDGMAAGAIAEALDLAPNTLTFHFDRLRMSGLATVRREGRSMIYAARFETMNALVGFLTENCCGGVSCAPAAPAKPARRRSKLPA from the coding sequence ATGGAAAAAACAGATGCCGTCACGGCGCTGGCCGCACTTGCACAGACCAATCGCCTCGATGTCTTCCGTCTGCTGGTGCAGGCCGGCCCCGACGGCATGGCCGCCGGCGCGATCGCGGAAGCACTGGACCTCGCCCCCAACACGCTGACATTCCACTTCGACCGCCTGCGGATGTCCGGGCTTGCCACCGTCCGGCGTGAGGGGCGCTCGATGATCTATGCCGCACGGTTCGAGACCATGAATGCGCTCGTCGGCTTCCTGACCGAGAATTGCTGTGGCGGCGTCTCATGCGCGCCGGCCGCACCTGCGAAGCCCGCGCGAAGGCGCAGCAAATTGCCAGCCTGA
- a CDS encoding FAD-binding oxidoreductase: protein MPGAALPSTPSIPTAPVTPAVLERLRAVVGDKGLILDELDKQPFVTDWRGELAGQASAVVRPASTAEVSAVVKLCYDNGIAIVPQGGNTGLMGGATPWPAHRGIVLSLGRMNHVLDVDPVGYAMTVEAGCILQTLQDTAARHDRFFPLSLGAQGSCMIGGNLSTNAGGVQVLRYGNARNLVLGLEVVLPNGDIWNGLRALKKDNTGYDLKHLFVGAEGTLGIITKAVLKLWPAPKDVCTAWLAVRDPGAAIELLSEAHAASDDNVGSCELMSRACTDMVLRHIPGTQDPLKASTEWYLLLEWSSARPRQDSAPGMSDRMEQFLAGQLETGRVLDAVIAQTEAQSRNMWRIRESVAEASRAEGPGLSYDVSVAISKIPEFIDKGLKAALEILPTIRPYPLGHIGDGNVHFSFMGPKGMDRATLSQYSAAITRAVNDLIASMDGSISAEHGIGIEKLDELSHYRSRTELDIMRTIKRALDPKNIMNPGKVLRLG from the coding sequence ATGCCGGGTGCAGCCCTTCCCTCCACTCCCTCGATTCCGACCGCGCCCGTGACACCAGCCGTTCTCGAGCGCCTGCGGGCCGTCGTCGGCGACAAGGGTCTGATCCTGGACGAGCTGGACAAGCAGCCTTTTGTGACCGACTGGCGCGGCGAGCTGGCGGGGCAGGCCTCGGCTGTCGTGCGTCCGGCCAGCACTGCGGAGGTCTCGGCTGTCGTCAAACTTTGCTACGATAACGGCATCGCCATCGTGCCGCAGGGCGGCAACACCGGCCTGATGGGCGGTGCGACGCCGTGGCCTGCGCATCGCGGCATCGTGCTGTCGCTCGGGCGCATGAACCACGTGCTTGATGTCGATCCCGTCGGTTACGCCATGACCGTGGAGGCGGGCTGTATCCTCCAGACGCTTCAGGACACCGCCGCACGTCATGACCGCTTCTTCCCGCTCAGCCTGGGCGCCCAGGGCTCGTGCATGATCGGCGGCAATCTGTCCACCAATGCCGGCGGCGTGCAGGTGCTGCGCTACGGCAATGCGCGAAACCTGGTGCTGGGTCTCGAGGTCGTGCTGCCTAACGGTGATATCTGGAACGGACTGCGCGCACTCAAGAAGGACAACACCGGCTATGACCTCAAGCACCTGTTCGTGGGCGCCGAAGGCACGCTCGGCATCATCACCAAGGCAGTTCTGAAGCTGTGGCCCGCGCCAAAGGACGTCTGCACGGCATGGCTCGCGGTCCGCGATCCCGGCGCGGCGATCGAGCTCCTGTCGGAGGCGCATGCCGCATCCGACGACAATGTCGGATCCTGCGAGCTGATGAGCCGCGCCTGCACCGATATGGTGCTGCGCCATATTCCCGGCACCCAGGATCCGCTTAAAGCCTCGACCGAATGGTATCTCCTGCTCGAATGGTCGTCGGCCCGACCGCGGCAGGACAGCGCGCCGGGCATGTCGGACAGGATGGAGCAGTTTCTGGCCGGCCAGCTCGAGACGGGTCGGGTGCTGGACGCGGTGATCGCACAGACAGAAGCGCAGTCGCGCAACATGTGGCGCATTCGCGAGAGCGTCGCTGAAGCCTCACGCGCCGAAGGACCGGGCCTGAGCTACGACGTGTCGGTCGCGATCTCCAAAATTCCCGAATTCATCGACAAGGGGCTCAAGGCCGCGCTCGAGATCCTGCCGACGATCCGTCCCTATCCGCTCGGCCACATCGGAGACGGCAATGTGCACTTCTCCTTCATGGGGCCGAAGGGCATGGATCGCGCCACGCTCAGCCAGTATTCCGCGGCGATCACCCGGGCCGTCAACGACCTCATCGCCTCCATGGACGGCTCGATCTCGGCGGAGCACGGCATCGGCATCGAGAAGCTCGACGAGCTCTCGCACTATCGCTCCCGGACCGAGCTCGACATCATGCGGACGATCAAGCGGGCGCTCGACCCCAAGAACATCATGAATCCGGGCAAGGTGCTGCGGCTTGGGTGA